A genomic region of Arachis stenosperma cultivar V10309 chromosome 9, arast.V10309.gnm1.PFL2, whole genome shotgun sequence contains the following coding sequences:
- the LOC130948784 gene encoding probable protein phosphatase 2C 64: MLSELMSFLRACFRPSSEGYTRGGADAGGRQDGLLWYKDLGQQSNGEFSMAVVQANNLLEDQSQLESGTLSSNESGPYGTFVGVYDGHGGPETSRFINNHLFHHLKRFTAEQQSMSSDVIRKAFQATEEGFVSLVARQWPLNPQIAAVGSCCLVGVICNGTLYVANLGDSRAVLGRVVKATGEVLAMQLSSEHNASIESVRQELQSLHPDDSNIVVLKHNVWRVKGLIQVSRSIGDVYLKKAEFNREPLYAKFRLRDPIKRPILSSEPSISVHQLLPQDQFVIFASDGLWEHLSNQEAVDIIQNNPRNGIARRLIKTALQEAAKKREMRYSDLKKIDRGVRRHFHDDITVIVVYLDSNLASRASAGKFPSVSIRGGGINLPPNTLAPCTTPTENGGA; this comes from the exons ATGTTATCGGAGTTGATGAGCTTTCTGAGGGCCTGCTTTCGGCCGAGTTCGGAAGGATACACGCGTGGAGGTGCTGATGCTGGAGGCAGACAGGATGGACTATTGTGGTACAAAGACTTGGGGCAGCAGTCGAATGGTGAATTTTCGATGGCGGTAGTACAAGCCAATAACCTGCTGGAGGATCAGAGTCAGCTTGAATCAGGAACTTTGAGCTCCAATGAGTCTGGCCCTTATGGTACCTTTGTTGGCGTCTATGATGGTCATGGAGGGCCCGAGACATCACGATTTATCAATAATCACCTGTTTCACCATCTCAAGA GATTTACAGCAGAGCAACAATCGATGTCATCAGATGTAATTCGCAAGGCATTCCAGGCAACAGAAGAGGGATTTGTGTCACTTGTTGCCAGACAGTGGCCATTGAACCCACAAATAGCAGCTGTCGGTTCATGCTGTCTAGTTGGTGTTATTTGTAATGGAACGCTTTATGTAGCGAATCTTGGTGATTCCCGGGCTGTTTTGGGAAGAGTAGTCAAGGCAACTGGTGAGGTTTTGGCCATGCAGTTATCATCAGAACACAATGCATCTATAGAGTCTGTAAGACAGGAGCTGCAATCTTTGCACCCCGATGATTCGAATATCGTTGTTTTAAAGCATAATGTATGGCGCGTGAAGGGCCTCATTCAA GTTTCGAGATCTATTGGTGATGTATATTTGAAAAAGGCTGAGTTCAATAGAGAACCTCTATATGCTAAGTTTCGACTCCGTGATCCAATCAAGAGGCCAATTCTGAGCTCAGAACCATCAATATCTGTGCATCAATTGCTTCCACAAGATCAGTTTGTGATATTCGCATCGGATGGTCTCTGGGAGCACCTTAGCAATCAGGAAGCAGTTGatataattcaaaataatcCTCGCAAT GGAATTGCAAGGAGGCTGATCAAAACTGCGCTACAAGAAGCAgcaaagaaaagagaaatgAGATATTCGGACTTAAAGAAGATCGACCGTGGAGTTCGCCGGCATTTCCACGACGATATCACCGTGATTGTTGTCTACCTGGATTCGAATCTCGCTAGTAGGGCAAGCGCCGGCAAGTTTCCTAGTGTTTCTATCAGAGGGGGCGGAATTAACTTGCCCCCTAACACACTGGCACCTTGTACTACACCAACAGAGAATGGTGGTGCCTGA